A single window of Channa argus isolate prfri chromosome 12, Channa argus male v1.0, whole genome shotgun sequence DNA harbors:
- the hnrnpc gene encoding heterogeneous nuclear ribonucleoproteins C1/C2 isoform X2 produces MTLFSPTESGRQASTDPSTGIMDWSSSSSTSSLMASSNVTNKTDPRSLNSRVFIGNLNTLLVTKADVEAIFSKYGKVVGCSIHKGYAFVQYSNERNARAAVAGEDGRMIVGQVLAAESVCCPLVLKPGITDINLAGEPKPHRSKTVKRSAGDMYSSSLELDFQRDYYDRMYSYQSRLPPPPPPLSRAVIPSKRPRVSLSGGGNRRTKTSFSSSSKSSQRASRTMKADDLQTIKRELTQIKHKVDYLLESLERMEKDHSKKSEMKSSKPEPGEVSPLHSSTSSKKEDSLKRDRESQDLNDSEEEGDLLEDEDEIKSRGREEDEEEGEQEEGEDDGDSANGDEC; encoded by the exons ATGACCCTCTTCTCTCCAACAGAGTCAGGCAGGCAGGCCTCCACCGACCCAAGTACAGGCATAATGGA TTGGTCGTCGTCGTCCTCCACCTCCAGCCTGATGGCCAGCAGCAACGTGACCAACAAGACCGACCCCCGATCTCTCAACTCACGTGTTTTCATCGGCAACCTCAACACCCTGCTGGTCACCAAAGCTGACGTGGAGGCCATCTTCTCCAAATATGGCAAGGTTGTTGGCTGCTCCATCCACAAGGGCTACGCCTTCGTCCAGTATTCCAATGAGAGGAATGCCCGTGCTGCCGTGGCCGGAGAGGACGGCCGCATGATTGTTGGACAGGTCCTAG cagctGAGTCTGTGTGCTGCCCTCTAGTGTTAAAACCAGGGATTACAG ACATCAACCTGGCAGGCGAGCCGAAGCCTCACAGATCAAAGACAGTGAAGCGTTCTGCAGGAGACATGTACAG CTCATCTTTAGAGTTGGACTTTCAAAGAGATTACTATGATAG GATGTACTCCTACCAGTCGCGattgcctcctcctcctccacccctcTCCCGTGCTGTCATTCCCTCCAAGCGTCCCAGGGTCAGTTTGAGCGGAGGGGGAAACCGTCGAACCAaaactagcttctcttcatccTCCAAAAGCAGTCAGAGGGCCTCACGTACAA TGAAGGCAGATGATCTGCAGACCATTAAGAGAGAGCTCACACAGATCAAACACAAGGTGGACTACTTGTTGGAAAGCTTAGAACGCATGGAGAAAGATCACAGCAAGAAGTCTG AGATGAAGAGCTCCAAACCAGAGCCTGGTGAGGTTTCCCCTCTTCACTCATCTACTTCCAGCAAGAAGGAGGACAGCCTAAAACGGGACAGAGAGAGCCAGGACCTGAATGACTCTGAGGAGGAGGGAGACCTGCTGGAAGACGAAGATGAG ATTaaaagcagagggagagaggaggatgagg
- the hnrnpc gene encoding heterogeneous nuclear ribonucleoproteins C1/C2 isoform X6, translating to MDWSSSSSTSSLMASSNVTNKTDPRSLNSRVFIGNLNTLLVTKADVEAIFSKYGKVVGCSIHKGYAFVQYSNERNARAAVAGEDGRMIVGQVLAAESVCCPLVLKPGITDINLAGEPKPHRSKTVKRSAGDMYSSSLELDFQRDYYDRMYSYQSRLPPPPPPLSRAVIPSKRPRVSLSGGGNRRTKTSFSSSSKSSQRASRTMKADDLQTIKRELTQIKHKVDYLLESLERMEKDHSKKSGNEMKSSKPEPGEVSPLHSSTSSKKEDSLKRDRESQDLNDSEEEGDLLEDEDEIKSRGREEDEEEGEQEEGEDDGDSANGDEC from the exons ATGGA TTGGTCGTCGTCGTCCTCCACCTCCAGCCTGATGGCCAGCAGCAACGTGACCAACAAGACCGACCCCCGATCTCTCAACTCACGTGTTTTCATCGGCAACCTCAACACCCTGCTGGTCACCAAAGCTGACGTGGAGGCCATCTTCTCCAAATATGGCAAGGTTGTTGGCTGCTCCATCCACAAGGGCTACGCCTTCGTCCAGTATTCCAATGAGAGGAATGCCCGTGCTGCCGTGGCCGGAGAGGACGGCCGCATGATTGTTGGACAGGTCCTAG cagctGAGTCTGTGTGCTGCCCTCTAGTGTTAAAACCAGGGATTACAG ACATCAACCTGGCAGGCGAGCCGAAGCCTCACAGATCAAAGACAGTGAAGCGTTCTGCAGGAGACATGTACAG CTCATCTTTAGAGTTGGACTTTCAAAGAGATTACTATGATAG GATGTACTCCTACCAGTCGCGattgcctcctcctcctccacccctcTCCCGTGCTGTCATTCCCTCCAAGCGTCCCAGGGTCAGTTTGAGCGGAGGGGGAAACCGTCGAACCAaaactagcttctcttcatccTCCAAAAGCAGTCAGAGGGCCTCACGTACAA TGAAGGCAGATGATCTGCAGACCATTAAGAGAGAGCTCACACAGATCAAACACAAGGTGGACTACTTGTTGGAAAGCTTAGAACGCATGGAGAAAGATCACAGCAAGAAGTCTGGTAATG AGATGAAGAGCTCCAAACCAGAGCCTGGTGAGGTTTCCCCTCTTCACTCATCTACTTCCAGCAAGAAGGAGGACAGCCTAAAACGGGACAGAGAGAGCCAGGACCTGAATGACTCTGAGGAGGAGGGAGACCTGCTGGAAGACGAAGATGAG ATTaaaagcagagggagagaggaggatgagg
- the hnrnpc gene encoding heterogeneous nuclear ribonucleoproteins C1/C2 isoform X4, translating into MTLFSPTESGRQASTDPSTGIMDWSSSSSTSSLMASSNVTNKTDPRSLNSRVFIGNLNTLLVTKADVEAIFSKYGKVVGCSIHKGYAFVQYSNERNARAAVAGEDGRMIVGQVLDINLAGEPKPHRSKTVKRSAGDMYSSSLELDFQRDYYDRMYSYQSRLPPPPPPLSRAVIPSKRPRVSLSGGGNRRTKTSFSSSSKSSQRASRTMKADDLQTIKRELTQIKHKVDYLLESLERMEKDHSKKSEMKSSKPEPGEVSPLHSSTSSKKEDSLKRDRESQDLNDSEEEGDLLEDEDEIKSRGREEDEEEGEQEEGEDDGDSANGDEC; encoded by the exons ATGACCCTCTTCTCTCCAACAGAGTCAGGCAGGCAGGCCTCCACCGACCCAAGTACAGGCATAATGGA TTGGTCGTCGTCGTCCTCCACCTCCAGCCTGATGGCCAGCAGCAACGTGACCAACAAGACCGACCCCCGATCTCTCAACTCACGTGTTTTCATCGGCAACCTCAACACCCTGCTGGTCACCAAAGCTGACGTGGAGGCCATCTTCTCCAAATATGGCAAGGTTGTTGGCTGCTCCATCCACAAGGGCTACGCCTTCGTCCAGTATTCCAATGAGAGGAATGCCCGTGCTGCCGTGGCCGGAGAGGACGGCCGCATGATTGTTGGACAGGTCCTAG ACATCAACCTGGCAGGCGAGCCGAAGCCTCACAGATCAAAGACAGTGAAGCGTTCTGCAGGAGACATGTACAG CTCATCTTTAGAGTTGGACTTTCAAAGAGATTACTATGATAG GATGTACTCCTACCAGTCGCGattgcctcctcctcctccacccctcTCCCGTGCTGTCATTCCCTCCAAGCGTCCCAGGGTCAGTTTGAGCGGAGGGGGAAACCGTCGAACCAaaactagcttctcttcatccTCCAAAAGCAGTCAGAGGGCCTCACGTACAA TGAAGGCAGATGATCTGCAGACCATTAAGAGAGAGCTCACACAGATCAAACACAAGGTGGACTACTTGTTGGAAAGCTTAGAACGCATGGAGAAAGATCACAGCAAGAAGTCTG AGATGAAGAGCTCCAAACCAGAGCCTGGTGAGGTTTCCCCTCTTCACTCATCTACTTCCAGCAAGAAGGAGGACAGCCTAAAACGGGACAGAGAGAGCCAGGACCTGAATGACTCTGAGGAGGAGGGAGACCTGCTGGAAGACGAAGATGAG ATTaaaagcagagggagagaggaggatgagg
- the si:ch211-63p21.2 gene encoding FH1/FH2 domain-containing protein 1, which produces MGKSEETMKDSDQSKDNPLTWDSDQSWGSYLKPAASLCLNTLDFSDLWDEEDSTEDEGTNSTSESSVCLQAPPAPPPLPPPLAPALPSASSKSATKCRTLKLHWRELQTLAPLPRMTRFGTQTIWAGLEKAQLDTNQLVYLFESKGSSTCFNIVSARQPPVSVLGMKRSNIVTIALRRLPPPRLLPPAIYSMDSSVLDREDVQRLQALIPTEEELCLIKEAKTQNPHSPLAQAELCLLTIGEIPHLRSRLQLWAFALDYDSLEREIAEPLFHLKLAMEQLATSQTFRCILATVLAIGNFLNGCKARGFELSYLAKLSQVRDTRSRQPLLHHVCVLLLQLYPQSSDLYSDITAVTQAGKCDYSLVQSNLTQLEAMCKTSWEQMKVLEKTEDKKKGGKVDKRRGGGDEALGLEGLLRPRLPKILKECEEKLKVLRAVHRRVMNRFHSFLLFLGYSRAMVREVKAEDFCKTISNFSLEYRTAQQAILLQKELERRKSETENPGSNIPVGRRKFQQTATQASEKSEEQCKLEEVLRTPDSTLKPDATLPRTRRKMANIQGTLPHKLKW; this is translated from the exons ATGGGAAAATCTGAAGAAACAATGAAGGACTCTGATCAATCAAAGGATAACCCTCTTACCTGGGATTCTGACCAGTCCTGGGGTTCATACCTAAAACCAGCAGCAAGTCTCTGCCTTAACACTTTAGATTTCTCAGACCTCTGGGATGAGGAAGACAGTACAGAGGACGAGGGAACTAATTCAACCAGTGAATCCTCAGTGTGTCTCCAGGCCCCTCCAGCACCCcctcctctacctcctcctcttGCACCAGCTTTGCCCTCAGCCTCCTCTAAAAGTGCAACCAAATGTCGCACCTTGAAGCTTCACTGGCGGGAACTCCAGACCTTGGCTCCTCTTCCCAGGATGACCCGCTTTGGGACTCAGACTATTTGGGCCGGCCTTGAGAAAGCCCAGTTGGATACTAATCAGTTGGTATACCTGTTTGAATCTAAGGGCAGTAGCACCTGCTTTAACATCGTTTCTGCGCGGCAG CCACCAGTCTCAGTGTTGGGGATGAAGCGCAGTAACATTGTGACCATAGCATTGAGAAGGTTACCCCCTCCCCGACTCCTCCCTCCTGCTATCTACAGCATGGACAGCAGCGTGCTTGACAGAGAGGATGTTCAG CGGCTTCAGGCATTAATCCCAACAGAGGAGGAGCTTTGTCTGATCAAGGAGGCCAAGACCCAGAACCCCCACTCTCCTCTGGCACAAGCTGAACTCTGTCTGCTTACTATAGGGGAAATCCCTCACCTGAGATCCAGGCTTCAGCTGTGGGCCTTTGCACTGGACTATGACTCCTTGGAAagg GAAATTGCTGAGCCCCTATTCCACTTGAAGTTAGCCATGGAACAGCTAGCAACCAGCCAGACCTTTAGATGTATTCTAGCAACAGTGCTAGCAATTGGTAACTTTCTCAATGGATGTAAG GCCCGTGGTTTTGAGCTAAGTTACTTAGCCAAGCTGTCCCAGGTGAGGGATACACGTTCCCGCCAGCCCCTGCTACACCACGTCTGTGTGTTACTGCTGCAGCTCTACCCACAGTCCTCTGACCTCTACTCTGACATCACTGCTGTTACTCAAGCTGGCAAA TGTGACTACTCCCTAGTCCAATCCAATCTTACTCAGCTAGAGGCCATGTGCAAGACATCATGGGAGCAGATGAAGGTACTGGAGAAAACAGAGGAcaagaagaaaggaggaaaggTGGACAAAAGGAGGGGCGGAGGAGATGAGGCCTTGGGCCTTGAAGGCTTGCTCCGTCCCCGGCTGCCAAAGATTCTGAAGGAGTGCGAGGAGAAGTTAAAAGTCCTCCGAGCTGTCCATCGTCGAGTTATGAACAG GTTCCACTCCTTCCTCTTATTTCTAGGCTATTCCCGAGCTATGGTAAGAGAAGTCAAAGCAGAAGACTTCTGTAAAACCATCAGTAACTTTTCTCTGGAGTACAGGACCGCACAACAAGCCATACTGCTGCAGAAAGAGCTGGAACGACGgaaaagtgaaacagaaaacCCAGGTTCTAACATTCCTGTAGGCAGAAGAAAATTTCAACAAACTGCCACGCAG GCGAGTGAAAAAAGTGAGGAGCAGTGTAAGCTGGAAGAGGTGCTGAGGACACCTGATTCCACCTTGAAGCCAGATGCCACTCTGCCTCGAACCCGCAGGAAGATGGCCAACATCCAGG GTACATTGCCACATAAACTGAAGTGGTGA
- the hnrnpc gene encoding heterogeneous nuclear ribonucleoproteins C1/C2 isoform X1, with the protein MTLFSPTESGRQASTDPSTGIMDWSSSSSTSSLMASSNVTNKTDPRSLNSRVFIGNLNTLLVTKADVEAIFSKYGKVVGCSIHKGYAFVQYSNERNARAAVAGEDGRMIVGQVLAESVCCPLVLKPGITDINLAGEPKPHRSKTVKRSAGDMYSSSLELDFQRDYYDRMYSYQSRLPPPPPPLSRAVIPSKRPRVSLSGGGNRRTKTSFSSSSKSSQRASRTMKADDLQTIKRELTQIKHKVDYLLESLERMEKDHSKKSGNEMKSSKPEPGEVSPLHSSTSSKKEDSLKRDRESQDLNDSEEEGDLLEDEDEIKSRGREEDEEEGEQEEGEDDGDSANGDEC; encoded by the exons ATGACCCTCTTCTCTCCAACAGAGTCAGGCAGGCAGGCCTCCACCGACCCAAGTACAGGCATAATGGA TTGGTCGTCGTCGTCCTCCACCTCCAGCCTGATGGCCAGCAGCAACGTGACCAACAAGACCGACCCCCGATCTCTCAACTCACGTGTTTTCATCGGCAACCTCAACACCCTGCTGGTCACCAAAGCTGACGTGGAGGCCATCTTCTCCAAATATGGCAAGGTTGTTGGCTGCTCCATCCACAAGGGCTACGCCTTCGTCCAGTATTCCAATGAGAGGAATGCCCGTGCTGCCGTGGCCGGAGAGGACGGCCGCATGATTGTTGGACAGGTCCTAG ctGAGTCTGTGTGCTGCCCTCTAGTGTTAAAACCAGGGATTACAG ACATCAACCTGGCAGGCGAGCCGAAGCCTCACAGATCAAAGACAGTGAAGCGTTCTGCAGGAGACATGTACAG CTCATCTTTAGAGTTGGACTTTCAAAGAGATTACTATGATAG GATGTACTCCTACCAGTCGCGattgcctcctcctcctccacccctcTCCCGTGCTGTCATTCCCTCCAAGCGTCCCAGGGTCAGTTTGAGCGGAGGGGGAAACCGTCGAACCAaaactagcttctcttcatccTCCAAAAGCAGTCAGAGGGCCTCACGTACAA TGAAGGCAGATGATCTGCAGACCATTAAGAGAGAGCTCACACAGATCAAACACAAGGTGGACTACTTGTTGGAAAGCTTAGAACGCATGGAGAAAGATCACAGCAAGAAGTCTGGTAATG AGATGAAGAGCTCCAAACCAGAGCCTGGTGAGGTTTCCCCTCTTCACTCATCTACTTCCAGCAAGAAGGAGGACAGCCTAAAACGGGACAGAGAGAGCCAGGACCTGAATGACTCTGAGGAGGAGGGAGACCTGCTGGAAGACGAAGATGAG ATTaaaagcagagggagagaggaggatgagg
- the hnrnpc gene encoding heterogeneous nuclear ribonucleoproteins C1/C2 isoform X5, which yields MTLFSPTESGRQASTDPSTGIMDWSSSSSTSSLMASSNVTNKTDPRSLNSRVFIGNLNTLLVTKADVEAIFSKYGKVVGCSIHKGYAFVQYSNERNARAAVAGEDGRMIVGQVLAAESVCCPLVLKPGITDINLAGEPKPHRSKTVKRSAGDMYSSSLELDFQRDYYDRMYSYQSRLPPPPPPLSRAVIPSKRPRVSLSGGGNRRTKTSFSSSSKSSQRASRTMKADDLQTIKRELTQIKHKVDYLLESLERMEKDHSKKSGNEMKSSKPEPGEVSPLHSSTSSKKEDSLKRDRESQDLNDSEEEGDLLEDEDEIKSRGREEDEEEGEQEEGEDDGDSANGDEC from the exons ATGACCCTCTTCTCTCCAACAGAGTCAGGCAGGCAGGCCTCCACCGACCCAAGTACAGGCATAATGGA TTGGTCGTCGTCGTCCTCCACCTCCAGCCTGATGGCCAGCAGCAACGTGACCAACAAGACCGACCCCCGATCTCTCAACTCACGTGTTTTCATCGGCAACCTCAACACCCTGCTGGTCACCAAAGCTGACGTGGAGGCCATCTTCTCCAAATATGGCAAGGTTGTTGGCTGCTCCATCCACAAGGGCTACGCCTTCGTCCAGTATTCCAATGAGAGGAATGCCCGTGCTGCCGTGGCCGGAGAGGACGGCCGCATGATTGTTGGACAGGTCCTAG cagctGAGTCTGTGTGCTGCCCTCTAGTGTTAAAACCAGGGATTACAG ACATCAACCTGGCAGGCGAGCCGAAGCCTCACAGATCAAAGACAGTGAAGCGTTCTGCAGGAGACATGTACAG CTCATCTTTAGAGTTGGACTTTCAAAGAGATTACTATGATAG GATGTACTCCTACCAGTCGCGattgcctcctcctcctccacccctcTCCCGTGCTGTCATTCCCTCCAAGCGTCCCAGGGTCAGTTTGAGCGGAGGGGGAAACCGTCGAACCAaaactagcttctcttcatccTCCAAAAGCAGTCAGAGGGCCTCACGTACAA TGAAGGCAGATGATCTGCAGACCATTAAGAGAGAGCTCACACAGATCAAACACAAGGTGGACTACTTGTTGGAAAGCTTAGAACGCATGGAGAAAGATCACAGCAAGAAGTCTGGTAATG AGATGAAGAGCTCCAAACCAGAGCCTGGTGAGGTTTCCCCTCTTCACTCATCTACTTCCAGCAAGAAGGAGGACAGCCTAAAACGGGACAGAGAGAGCCAGGACCTGAATGACTCTGAGGAGGAGGGAGACCTGCTGGAAGACGAAGATGAG ATTaaaagcagagggagagaggaggatgagg
- the hnrnpc gene encoding heterogeneous nuclear ribonucleoproteins C1/C2 isoform X7: MASSNVTNKTDPRSLNSRVFIGNLNTLLVTKADVEAIFSKYGKVVGCSIHKGYAFVQYSNERNARAAVAGEDGRMIVGQVLAAESVCCPLVLKPGITDINLAGEPKPHRSKTVKRSAGDMYSSSLELDFQRDYYDRMYSYQSRLPPPPPPLSRAVIPSKRPRVSLSGGGNRRTKTSFSSSSKSSQRASRTMKADDLQTIKRELTQIKHKVDYLLESLERMEKDHSKKSGNEMKSSKPEPGEVSPLHSSTSSKKEDSLKRDRESQDLNDSEEEGDLLEDEDEIKSRGREEDEEEGEQEEGEDDGDSANGDEC; this comes from the exons ATGGCCAGCAGCAACGTGACCAACAAGACCGACCCCCGATCTCTCAACTCACGTGTTTTCATCGGCAACCTCAACACCCTGCTGGTCACCAAAGCTGACGTGGAGGCCATCTTCTCCAAATATGGCAAGGTTGTTGGCTGCTCCATCCACAAGGGCTACGCCTTCGTCCAGTATTCCAATGAGAGGAATGCCCGTGCTGCCGTGGCCGGAGAGGACGGCCGCATGATTGTTGGACAGGTCCTAG cagctGAGTCTGTGTGCTGCCCTCTAGTGTTAAAACCAGGGATTACAG ACATCAACCTGGCAGGCGAGCCGAAGCCTCACAGATCAAAGACAGTGAAGCGTTCTGCAGGAGACATGTACAG CTCATCTTTAGAGTTGGACTTTCAAAGAGATTACTATGATAG GATGTACTCCTACCAGTCGCGattgcctcctcctcctccacccctcTCCCGTGCTGTCATTCCCTCCAAGCGTCCCAGGGTCAGTTTGAGCGGAGGGGGAAACCGTCGAACCAaaactagcttctcttcatccTCCAAAAGCAGTCAGAGGGCCTCACGTACAA TGAAGGCAGATGATCTGCAGACCATTAAGAGAGAGCTCACACAGATCAAACACAAGGTGGACTACTTGTTGGAAAGCTTAGAACGCATGGAGAAAGATCACAGCAAGAAGTCTGGTAATG AGATGAAGAGCTCCAAACCAGAGCCTGGTGAGGTTTCCCCTCTTCACTCATCTACTTCCAGCAAGAAGGAGGACAGCCTAAAACGGGACAGAGAGAGCCAGGACCTGAATGACTCTGAGGAGGAGGGAGACCTGCTGGAAGACGAAGATGAG ATTaaaagcagagggagagaggaggatgagg
- the hnrnpc gene encoding heterogeneous nuclear ribonucleoproteins C1/C2 isoform X3, whose amino-acid sequence MTLFSPTESGRQASTDPSTGIMDWSSSSSTSSLMASSNVTNKTDPRSLNSRVFIGNLNTLLVTKADVEAIFSKYGKVVGCSIHKGYAFVQYSNERNARAAVAGEDGRMIVGQVLDINLAGEPKPHRSKTVKRSAGDMYSSSLELDFQRDYYDRMYSYQSRLPPPPPPLSRAVIPSKRPRVSLSGGGNRRTKTSFSSSSKSSQRASRTMKADDLQTIKRELTQIKHKVDYLLESLERMEKDHSKKSGNEMKSSKPEPGEVSPLHSSTSSKKEDSLKRDRESQDLNDSEEEGDLLEDEDEIKSRGREEDEEEGEQEEGEDDGDSANGDEC is encoded by the exons ATGACCCTCTTCTCTCCAACAGAGTCAGGCAGGCAGGCCTCCACCGACCCAAGTACAGGCATAATGGA TTGGTCGTCGTCGTCCTCCACCTCCAGCCTGATGGCCAGCAGCAACGTGACCAACAAGACCGACCCCCGATCTCTCAACTCACGTGTTTTCATCGGCAACCTCAACACCCTGCTGGTCACCAAAGCTGACGTGGAGGCCATCTTCTCCAAATATGGCAAGGTTGTTGGCTGCTCCATCCACAAGGGCTACGCCTTCGTCCAGTATTCCAATGAGAGGAATGCCCGTGCTGCCGTGGCCGGAGAGGACGGCCGCATGATTGTTGGACAGGTCCTAG ACATCAACCTGGCAGGCGAGCCGAAGCCTCACAGATCAAAGACAGTGAAGCGTTCTGCAGGAGACATGTACAG CTCATCTTTAGAGTTGGACTTTCAAAGAGATTACTATGATAG GATGTACTCCTACCAGTCGCGattgcctcctcctcctccacccctcTCCCGTGCTGTCATTCCCTCCAAGCGTCCCAGGGTCAGTTTGAGCGGAGGGGGAAACCGTCGAACCAaaactagcttctcttcatccTCCAAAAGCAGTCAGAGGGCCTCACGTACAA TGAAGGCAGATGATCTGCAGACCATTAAGAGAGAGCTCACACAGATCAAACACAAGGTGGACTACTTGTTGGAAAGCTTAGAACGCATGGAGAAAGATCACAGCAAGAAGTCTGGTAATG AGATGAAGAGCTCCAAACCAGAGCCTGGTGAGGTTTCCCCTCTTCACTCATCTACTTCCAGCAAGAAGGAGGACAGCCTAAAACGGGACAGAGAGAGCCAGGACCTGAATGACTCTGAGGAGGAGGGAGACCTGCTGGAAGACGAAGATGAG ATTaaaagcagagggagagaggaggatgagg